The following are from one region of the Stigmatella ashevillena genome:
- a CDS encoding DUF2589 domain-containing protein: MDGKQVPLCAIVGAPLRAAIEAQANAASASVDFIRQVSFESNGEGGADVDSGRVRKLVFFFDRPRMNGETQQVRLEVPLITLVPLPYVRIDELVADFKVSIGAPEPMLGAHSGTRSEEESDDYLSPSSRVQLVANLSSKRDSESSRSSRYAVETTMDIHLRAGRDDIPSGMNHLLAVLSEAIQVQPVAPPSVAADSSSSP; the protein is encoded by the coding sequence ATGGATGGGAAGCAGGTCCCCCTTTGCGCGATCGTCGGAGCTCCGCTCCGTGCGGCGATCGAAGCGCAGGCCAATGCCGCCAGCGCTTCGGTCGACTTCATCCGGCAGGTCTCTTTCGAATCCAACGGAGAGGGAGGTGCTGACGTGGACTCGGGACGGGTCCGCAAGCTCGTCTTCTTCTTCGATCGGCCTCGAATGAACGGCGAGACGCAGCAGGTCCGCCTCGAGGTGCCCCTCATCACCTTGGTTCCTCTGCCCTATGTCCGGATCGATGAACTGGTGGCTGACTTCAAGGTTAGCATCGGCGCGCCGGAGCCGATGCTGGGCGCTCACTCGGGAACCAGGAGCGAGGAAGAGAGTGATGATTACCTCTCGCCCTCCTCCCGCGTTCAGCTCGTCGCGAATCTCTCGAGCAAGCGAGACTCGGAGTCCTCCCGATCCTCACGCTACGCGGTGGAGACCACCATGGATATTCATCTGCGTGCCGGCCGGGACGACATTCCCTCTGGAATGAATCATCTCCTCGCCGTCCTGTCGGAGGCCATCCAGGTTCAACCTGTGGCGCCGCCATCCGTAGCCGCGGACAGCTCATCTTCCCCCTAA
- a CDS encoding DUF2589 domain-containing protein: MDQATSALQGIPFEQLIGGPLTAAVKAQALAAKTSVDFIRSVGFSEKGEVVNVKFVYQRDGRTVSLDVPLLTIVPIPYLRIDDMTINFKAQLSASGDNNSNTSDSFEAKASLAASGGFWGQKYSLNGSVSSKKDSSSSASSKYSIEYTMDINVRAVQDDMPKGLTTVLGLLSEQMKPVPQAVSQASITDAWNKISDVKPTANNVFTFSADMVNLQDTSADKKPVPGVPVTIDLLADGKLLDSAQGKTNATGKLESDLVLNPPTTATGAAQLRMTIEGASQSVDKTLNALTATNP, encoded by the coding sequence ATGGATCAGGCAACAAGTGCATTGCAGGGCATCCCGTTCGAGCAACTGATCGGCGGGCCTCTCACTGCGGCGGTCAAGGCGCAGGCACTGGCGGCGAAGACCAGCGTGGACTTCATCCGCTCGGTGGGCTTCAGCGAAAAGGGCGAGGTCGTCAACGTCAAGTTCGTTTACCAGCGTGACGGCCGCACCGTCAGCCTGGATGTCCCCCTGCTGACCATCGTTCCGATCCCGTATTTGCGGATCGACGACATGACGATCAACTTCAAGGCTCAGTTGTCCGCCTCGGGTGACAACAACTCCAACACCTCCGACAGCTTCGAGGCCAAGGCGAGCCTCGCGGCCTCCGGTGGCTTCTGGGGCCAGAAGTACAGCCTCAATGGCTCGGTTTCCAGCAAGAAGGACTCGAGCTCCTCGGCGAGCTCCAAGTACTCCATCGAGTACACGATGGACATCAACGTGCGTGCTGTGCAGGACGATATGCCCAAGGGGCTCACGACGGTGCTCGGGCTGCTCAGCGAGCAGATGAAGCCGGTCCCGCAGGCGGTTTCGCAGGCGTCCATCACCGATGCGTGGAATAAGATCTCCGATGTGAAGCCGACCGCCAACAATGTGTTCACCTTCTCCGCGGACATGGTGAACCTCCAGGACACCAGCGCGGACAAGAAGCCGGTGCCGGGCGTCCCTGTCACCATCGACCTGCTGGCCGACGGAAAGTTGCTGGACTCCGCCCAAGGCAAAACCAACGCCACCGGAAAGCTGGAGTCGGATCTGGTTCTCAATCCCCCGACCACCGCGACCGGTGCGGCTCAGTTGCGGATGACCATTGAGGGTGCGTCGCAGTCTGTCGACAAGACGTTGAATGCGCTGACTGCCACGAACCCGTAG
- a CDS encoding RNA polymerase sigma factor — protein sequence MSARLPGKMTAGAMPGPTAQEREFSRLWQAHRDELLALCTNLMGGNMVEAEDALGRAALLALEKYSRYAGELQNPKAWLKRLVFNSSIDILRERQRAQQVIAPQALEDEPHQEELKTIENPEQACLQRELGRQLQRFIEELPARLQQPVVMRLVHAREYLEIARCLKITEENARKLVQLGRMQLRKALKNYLDPEML from the coding sequence ATGAGCGCTCGGCTGCCTGGGAAGATGACCGCCGGGGCGATGCCCGGACCCACGGCACAGGAGCGGGAATTTTCGCGCCTTTGGCAGGCGCATCGGGATGAACTCCTCGCACTCTGCACCAACCTAATGGGCGGTAACATGGTGGAGGCAGAGGATGCGCTGGGGCGGGCGGCGCTCCTCGCCCTGGAGAAGTACTCGCGTTATGCCGGTGAGTTGCAGAATCCCAAGGCATGGTTGAAGCGCCTTGTCTTCAACAGCAGCATCGACATCCTGCGAGAACGCCAACGTGCGCAGCAGGTGATAGCGCCGCAGGCGTTGGAGGACGAACCACATCAGGAAGAACTGAAGACCATCGAGAATCCCGAGCAGGCCTGCCTTCAGCGCGAACTGGGACGTCAGCTGCAGCGGTTCATCGAAGAATTGCCCGCGAGGCTCCAGCAGCCCGTGGTGATGCGGCTCGTGCACGCCCGCGAATATCTGGAGATCGCTCGCTGCCTGAAGATCACGGAGGAGAATGCTCGCAAACTCGTGCAACTCGGCCGCATGCAGCTCCGCAAGGCGCTAAAGAACTACCTCGATCCAGAGATGCTTTGA
- a CDS encoding DUF2589 domain-containing protein produces the protein MSMDISKEGGGDKSLQFYQLIGAPLTALVQAEAQAAQVTAEFIERIGFEQAPAAVSPSSDKPAVDAPRRLRMLTFHYDKQDKTGKRQTYQVQIPLLSLIPIPAIQIKTAEIELMADIRGVKKARSSTQVGDESKDFLSRERLELKMGMRGGKSPTAMQVKVRMNVEQADIPSGLSRLLHTLDESALTEPAKRDAEESTK, from the coding sequence ATGAGTATGGATATTTCCAAAGAGGGCGGCGGCGATAAGTCGCTGCAGTTCTATCAGCTGATCGGTGCGCCGCTCACCGCGCTGGTGCAGGCGGAGGCGCAGGCGGCTCAGGTCACCGCCGAATTCATCGAGCGGATTGGATTCGAGCAGGCACCCGCCGCGGTCTCCCCCTCCAGTGACAAGCCAGCCGTGGATGCCCCTCGACGGCTTCGGATGCTCACCTTCCACTATGACAAGCAGGACAAGACGGGGAAGCGGCAGACCTACCAGGTCCAGATTCCCTTGCTCTCGCTCATCCCCATTCCCGCGATCCAGATCAAGACGGCGGAAATCGAGCTGATGGCCGACATCCGTGGCGTCAAGAAGGCGCGGTCCAGTACCCAGGTCGGTGACGAGAGCAAGGACTTCCTTTCCCGGGAGCGGCTGGAGCTGAAAATGGGTATGCGGGGAGGCAAGAGCCCCACCGCGATGCAGGTCAAGGTCCGGATGAACGTGGAGCAGGCGGATATCCCCAGCGGCTTGTCGCGCCTGCTGCACACGCTGGACGAGAGCGCTCTTACCGAGCCGGCGAAGCGTGACGCCGAAGAATCCACAAAATAG